The genomic window tgccaCAAAATAACAGTTTGTTTCTCCTGCTTATAGCTGTCTCTCTTGCtcttataaagtaattttttttgaattattactgaaatataaattatgtaaaacatgAAATGTAAGACAATCTTAAAATCAGTTAAAAGGGTACAGAATTTGATCTCATGaagttgcatttttaaaatatccttattcatttttatcaaaatctattttatggaTAAAATACATAGACCTGTGCTCATTTGAACCTTGTATGTAAGAAAAGTAAGTTTTTGAAATACAAAGTTACACAGTCTTACAGATTTGTTTACATGCTTAGGGCCACATGCTTAGGGTTACCCTTCAGGAAGGGTAACCATTCTATGTAAATAATAGTTACCTTACTATCTTACTGTAGACTTTGTGGCCCTGCTCAGATGAGGTTGctggagggaaagagaaacaacCTATGTACACAGATACAATGAGATGTACTTGGGTACACTGCTGTTACCATTTCAATAGGCTCATGggttttattaagtgttttgaaaataaaactaCTATAACTCAGAGCTTTTGGATTCTTTCCACTAATTCTGCTGTTTGCCTGTAaataaagagtgaaaattttccaattgaaaaTATCAAGGCAAGTGTTCAAGGCTGTGCTTCAGCAAACTATTTTCACtgacattgacttagaaaaagaCTCAGGGCCTAGGATTCTGTGAGATAGTTACTATTAtgacaaatgtttatttttaatcacCACATGTACAGACAAATATGGAGCAGAGTTATCCTGtagtaggaaaggaaaggaaagtgttttGTTTGGAGAACCTCTGGCAAACCGCATGTCATTTGTCATATCTGATTTATTACCACAGGATCACAttacaggggaatttcaaatccTATCACAACATCCAAGATCACATACTTTAAGAGGAAGTATGTGGAAGAAGAGGATTTTCACCCACCACTCAGCAGCTGTAACCATAaagtatgcttttttttaaatagacattTTTATTAAGAGTTTAAGATACTTAGGAAGAGTTGCTTGATGCCGTTCCAGAAATTAAATTGTTCCACCCAAGCAATGAAAATGATTCAGTTCTAGGCCACATTAATTGTTACTTTGCAAGGAGATGTTTAATTTTCAGaggtaatttcagaaaaaaagaggtgGGGATTCCTTTCACTAGAAATAACAGAATGAAATAATCTTAAGGAATGATAATTTTTCTTATGGTTTCATTGTTTTAGTGTTAACTATAGGTTGGGATTACTCTCCAGACTTTCCAGTCACAATAGACATTTTGATTCTTTATCTGCCTGTAGCTTCCATTGTGATCAGTGCTATATCCAAACATATAGGACAGGTGTTCCTGAATAAGTGTGCCCAAACCTCCCATGGACATAGAAGCAgatctctctgtgtgtgtctgtgttggAATTTATTTAGTGGAAAGATGGAAAACAAGGGATAGCAAAGAACTTTTGAAACTGGAAATTTAAagatttccttcttttaaaatgtcTACTGAATTCATCAGAGATatgatatatagagagaaatttgtaaatttaatttctctcctgattattttgatttttttgtcattATGAAGATGTTTCATTGATACATCGCatacatatatgatatgtatGTGATCACTATATATATTCATAGCCCTTAGTTTGCATAGACTGACTTAGTTCACGGTTTAACATGCTAACTTACAAGTTTACCTTTCTTGATAACTGAAAGAATTTTCCCATAAAAATGTGAGAATaggttaatcaattttatttatttattcattatttatttacttattattaaaaaaactttcagttttttaatgacttttttataGCTACATTGGATCTTCAATAGTAGAAGGTTTAGGTGTCCATTGATAAATCACTCAATAAAATAATAGGCCCTCtgatttctccttcatttctccCCAATTCCTAGTGTCCACTTCAAGTGGTAGATCCTCCTAGCTGATTGTTGTCTAATTGCAAGCATGAGgcagaaaggattaaaaagaaggaaaggtttAAAGCCATAATTTCCTAGTCTCAACTGACTAGACTTGGAGTAAGAGGCCTCCTGAAAGTTTAGATTTGAAACACTCTTGAAATTTCCTTATTAGCTGCATCTTTGCATCTTAATAATTTTCCCCAGTCATAAAATCCTGGGGCAGTAAGAAGCCTAAATTTCCCTCCCTTCTGAGGTATATTTGGAAAAAGAGAGATGGGCTGCTAATTTGCTTGGTCATCTTGAGGGATCACTATAGAGCAGGGCAATCTGTATGCTGAGGGGTGAACAGaggccttctgtggggatggggattgtaaaaataaatccacaaaatctACATACCTGTAGATAGAGAAGGCATTGTATTGGGTTGGTTGTCCAAATTTGGCCTGGTCAGCTTCTAAACCTTCTCCCCTTCTTGTCCTGTTTGATTTTAGACCATCTCTATCTTTGAGGAACGAGCTCACATCCTTTACATGTCCTTAGAAAAACTGAAGTTTATCGACGACCCCGAAGTATATCTCCGAAGATCTGTGCTTATAAATAACTTAATGAAAAGGATCCATGGAGAAATTATCATGCAGAATAACTGGTGCTTTTCTGCCTGCTCGTTTGGTGGGGCCTCTGCGCAGGAGTGGTTCATGGCCCAAGACTGTCCTTATCGAAAACGGATCCGGATGACAAAAGAGGACTGTGAGAAGTTTCATGCCTGCTGCTTCTACCAAGAATGTGGTGGTCACTACCTAAATTTACCTTTCTCTGTTAGTGCTCATGGGGGAAATTCTTCTGCCtcaccctcctcttcctcctcctcttctaccCCTATGTCTTTGCCAAGCTGTTCCCACCAGGTGGATTACGGCATAAGCAGTGCACCTCTTTACAGAAGTGATGACCAGATACCTGCCAATGAAATATTCATTACTAATGCCAGGTCTCCCAGCATTCAGGAAAAGGCCAAATTAAATGATGAGAAAGCAAGTAACGAAACTGAGAGAGATGGTATAACCCTAAGTCGGGAACCGATGAGAGGCGACCATGCTCTTGAATGTAAAGGcaaattttatgattattttgagACTGAGTGTAATGAAAAAAGCAATGTAAGTGAATCTTGGAaaaaatccttaaggaaaaaggAATCTTTACCGAGTAATAAACTGTGCTGCAGCAAAGGAAGTAAAATATGAGCCATCTTTTTGCTGTAACTTTGAAGCATGCACAGCATGATCAATTAGctatcataaattttattttgaatggaTTTTATAGTTTTGTACAACTGATACAATTATGCCATGAACATGTCGTGTAGTTTTAATGCCTGGAGAGCAGATTGCATAAAACATCTGTACAATCTGCATCAGTGAGCTACTTATAAATATGGAGATTTCACAGAGAAAACAGTTGAATTACTGCTTACAAGTATATCTTAGTTTTGTAACAGAAAAAAGACCAGTAGATCAGAGTGGGGATAAGGAGCCCTTTTATATGTCCCTTGCCTTGCAAGGAGTCTGTGACTGACTAAGAAAGGTCATCAAGTCTGCCAATTGATTAGCTAGTTATTTGGTAAGCACATCCAAATATTTCCAGCTAGGGTTATCTGCTTCATCTATACTAAACAGTATTTATTCTGAGTAATGGACTGAATATAGTGAACCTAGGTGAGCTGGCTTCACACTCTGGTATAGACACTGTTAAATATTGAAATTTAACAGTATTGGGTGACTGAAGAAGAAATTGGGATGAAACATAAAGAAACATACCTGTTTATGGAACCATAATAAAAAACAAACGACATGGAGTGTAATCACGTGCAAGTCTCTAGCTTGCCTGTGATGAGTAAAGAGGTTTTTGGAGGTCTGTTGTCATACAGGGCGTTTTTTGGTGCCTTACTTTATCTTAATTTTTGCCATTGTGAAAATTAAGGATAAAAATCAGAGTTACAGCAGGGATTTAACAAACAGAAAATAACACACAGGGTGGATCAATATTGTTCGAAAACTGTTACATTTGAAATATTGAGTTCAACTTTTTATTCGACAtctctattcttccttttttcaatgCCCAGTTGCTTTTGGATTTGGCATTTTTAGAAAGGGATTGAGGAAACAATAGAGAGATCTGTTATAAACCAGCACTAGCTGCTTGTGCATTTCTATGGCAACAGTCTGTTGCtggggtttgttgttttttttttgtttgtttgtttatgtttttttgtATAATGAAGTTCATGAACCAGTGGCATGCTTTATACTTCAATCTGTTTCGCATAATTTCACTCCTTTAGATTATAAAAAAAAGCATGTggtttttttatatatgacttttGCTGTTAATTAAGAAGCACAATCTTAATAAATGATGTGGCGATCAATAAGGTTCTATCTTGAATGTAAAGATTTTAGTTTCTGAAAAGTTATTTTGGAGAAATGGGACTTGACTTTACAGTGGTTAAAATAGATTTgatcaaaattcttcattttcatctcttAACTTAAGCAGATACATTTTCAAGTGTCCAAATTATCTATCCTTCTTACTCTTCTCTATCCCCTAACCGGCCTTCTAGTTAAAGTATATTTCCATTTACAAGATTGGGAATTGACTTGGACATTCTTAACAGCACTTCACAGGAATTAGATAGCAAATGATTGAAATAAATATGTTCTGTTTCCTCCACCCTTCCCAATTTCTCCAagataaaagctttttaaaaaaattattgctattaatattaaatataggTCTCATTCATACAGTGTATGAGTAGGATCATCATTTGGACAATTGTCCACAAGgaccaatttttttaaacatgttcTTGTGTTATAGCTGAGTAGTCTAATAATGTCTGTTCTTTACTTTcaatatttgataaacatttgaTGTTAGATATTAGATGCCTGTATACCAACGTGTTATTGTAGTAAAGTGAGGTTTTCCTtggtatatatttattaaaatgaccAAAATTCATTAAGATTTTATATCTTTAATGGGTATTGGATATAtatttctctcccccttttctttctcaccaccaccaccacagtaCTGACAAATGCCTAGAAGAAGTGGATAGTAACCAAAGAAGTTTGTTTTATATAAGGTGTAGTACAGTGTTTTAAATAACTTATCTGGCAGACTTCTGGCATTTTCAAGTAAGTTTTGTTGGTTTGAAAAATCTtatccattaaaaaaatatatgaaacctTAAGTTTCTCATAATATCTGTTTCCATTATAACATGCGGACTttaggaaaatgttaaatatctaacattttaaataatattattttttccaattttttaaaatcaaaaattCAGATATAAATTAAAGcctaattttatattcatttgttaAGGAGAGGGAAAGTTAGTTGAAACTTGATCTATCAAATGTAACATGTTTATAACAATAAcataatttaaatatgaaaaaggctaatcaagtgatttttttccctttctaaccaaagattaaagaaaaaaaggcctGCTTATTGATTTTTCCAGAACCACATTCTTTACAATAAACTTTATATAAAGTGAATCATATATTTTCAAACTGGGCATCAGCATGTTTGCATTCTATAACCAGCTATAACTGCTTTCTTTAAGAGTAGTCTTGTGACCCTATACTTTAGAATGCAGGAACACTGTCATTTTCAATACTCGGGTTGCTTTTCATAGGCTATACGTGACCCAGTAAAAAATCAattcatccttttattttttttaaaaacctattgTAAAGGAATCACAGATTATTTTCCCAAACCCTTTCCCAAGGGCTCCTTTAATTGATGAAAGTAAGTCACCTGCCTTCTCTGGACCACAGCTTCATTCTAAAAAGAGGAGATTgaattaaataatctctaaaacCTTTTTCAGTTGTAAATCTATGTTCTCTGTGATTCTTAACAGGTATGAATGGTAGGATGAGAAAAAGGtaggatgagaaaaaaagggcAGAAAAACTTTGATGTTCCACTTACTTATTGATAATCATTCAAAAATGaacagaaagcatttttttttagacCTGGGAATTTAGGGTCTTATTGCATGCAACTTTTGAGGAGCACATCAGTTATGTAAAGTAAGATCAATGTATGAGTCTATTGTTAGAacgtagcatttttttttgtttcaaggaatggttttatttttttaataattctattATGGTCTCCAGTAAAGTCCCTATGATGCTTGCTTACATCATCATCGTTTGGCTTTAGTTCTCCAAAGTAGTTAGTCCATTGAGTACAAGTATTGATAGATTGTTCTAAGCTGGAAAACCTTTGTGAATCCAAGCCATGCAGTAGATTCATTTGAAAGTCTGCCACTAAAAATGGGGTAAATGGAAGCAGAAGTGGTAACGTGACCTGATGAAGAATATCTATAAATGTGGGTAGTTGTCATTGTTTGTGTCACTGGACTGACCAATGAAATTGTACATCTTTTGAAATGTTGATATTTGTAGCAAGAACCAAGCACAGAAGAAGAGTCTTTTGTCTGGTATCCCCCTTAGAGTAAATTTAAAAGATagtgttaagaattttttttacgaTGAAACCAGAGTCTTAATCCCTTCCTAACAAAAATGTAGCCTTGAAACCAAATTTGAGTTAGATTAAAAATACCCACTTTCCCCTTTCTGTTAATGTTGATTACTTTTCAACTTATCTCCTCCCATCTTGTTAAATTGTTCTCATTCCTGTtcccttattttaaaattagctCATTGTTATATCCTATATTTTCTAGCTTTAACaggccttgaaaaaaaaacaaagattcagGACAAAAGTGATCATAAATGTCTAAAGCTACAAAACTatccaaggggggggggggtagaagtaTTGGTTTGATGAAAGATATATAGtttgaaatggaaaataaggTGATGAGGCTATTTCTAAGTACACTTAACTGGTATTCCTTTTAAGATTGCTTTGTTTTGACTTGGGATTCAGAATAAAGACTTTCGGGAACTTTAAAGTCTCTGTGAGGCATTTCTATTGCTTTCCTAGGATTATACAGTGCATGAGAGACTTCTTCCAGTAAGGTGTATTCCCTTCAGTAGAgctataaattattctttttatgtaAAATAGCTACATGACCTGGGGTGAAATAGTAACCACAGTAGAGATTTTTCCATCCTAGTATACATGCCATATATTAGGCAGATGATTGTACTTAgagaaaagcttttgcagagatgTAGGTGATGAACACTTGAAACCTAGCATCCTACCATAGAATGCATCAGCAAGTAAGTTTAATAAAACATGCTGTTTAAAATAGTCTGTAATTTCCTGTTTCTGCATATCACTTCAGTGTCTGTGACAGACTGAGCGATGACTAAACTAAGAATTGCACAAACTAGTCTAGCATCATTTGCACACCATTTCCATGAAGTCCATCTTCTTGAAGATAAACAGCCCTCTGTCACTATCCATAACCTTTTTTTTGCAGTTAATCCAGTTTAAGTAATTTGTCTGAACAACAGTTCACATGAAAAGGATCCTTAGGGTTTTCATGGAATTCAAGGTCAATGTGTCCAAACAACGTGATGTGTCAACCCAAAAAGCTAATATAATCTTCCACCCATTAGCAGGTATGATATCCTCCTGTTCAGGGGAGGTGTTAATCCCACCATACTCTGTATTGGTCAGACAGACCACATCTGTATTATCATCTTCTGTTTACATTCCACATTCTCGGAAGGATGTTGGCAAATTGCAGGGCAAGCATAGGAGAGCAATCAGTTTAATCAGTTTAGTAAGGGGCCTCAAGAGCATGCCATATGTAAATTATTTGAAGGCAGTCAGAGAGGTTTGTCATGGAACAGGGAACAAATTAGGAGGGAAATGGTGGATGTTTTAGATATTTGAAAGGTTGTCATGGGGAAGAGGAAACTTGTTCTGTTTGGCAGAGCTAGGAGCAATGGAAGTTATTAAGTAATGTGTTAATTAATAGACTATTTGGGCTGGACGTAAGGAGAAACTTCCTAATCAAAGCAggccaaaaataaaatgagttgccTTGGAAAGCAAGATTACCTCTTAGCAGATGACCACTCAGGTTATAGGAGGAATTATGATTTAGGTAAAGATTGGACTGGATGTCCTCTGAGGTTCTATAATTCTAAAAGGCAATTCtgagtctgaaaaaaa from Macrotis lagotis isolate mMagLag1 chromosome 2, bilby.v1.9.chrom.fasta, whole genome shotgun sequence includes these protein-coding regions:
- the SERTAD4 gene encoding SERTA domain-containing protein 4, whose product is MTLVLSMNRFCDPIVSEGAAEIAEYQTLWESDCYSPSSPSSPLQAPPPGDRGACHSLAGSHYRGISNPITTSKITYFKRKYVEEEDFHPPLSSCNHKTISIFEERAHILYMSLEKLKFIDDPEVYLRRSVLINNLMKRIHGEIIMQNNWCFSACSFGGASAQEWFMAQDCPYRKRIRMTKEDCEKFHACCFYQECGGHYLNLPFSVSAHGGNSSASPSSSSSSSTPMSLPSCSHQVDYGISSAPLYRSDDQIPANEIFITNARSPSIQEKAKLNDEKASNETERDGITLSREPMRGDHALECKGKFYDYFETECNEKSNVSESWKKSLRKKESLPSNKLCCSKGSKI